In Caproiciproducens sp. NJN-50, the following are encoded in one genomic region:
- the rdgB gene encoding RdgB/HAM1 family non-canonical purine NTP pyrophosphatase — MRLIVATHNPDKVVEFQRILSPLSVSVETAELEEVEETGRTFEENARLKAEAACRATGLPAVADDSGIAVDALNGQPGVYSARYAGEGASSSDRNQKLLSALRDVPVEKRGARFVCAICCAFPNGGRITARGECAGSIAFATKGEGGFGYDPLFLVGDKSFGELSGEEKDRISHRGRALRDFAEKLKEYEEQSKC, encoded by the coding sequence ATGAGATTGATCGTGGCGACGCATAATCCAGACAAAGTCGTGGAATTTCAAAGAATTTTATCGCCTCTGTCCGTGTCGGTGGAAACGGCGGAGCTTGAGGAAGTGGAAGAAACCGGCCGGACCTTTGAAGAAAATGCCCGTCTAAAGGCGGAAGCCGCCTGCCGGGCTACCGGGCTTCCTGCCGTCGCAGATGATTCCGGGATCGCGGTGGACGCCCTGAACGGGCAGCCGGGCGTTTATTCCGCACGGTATGCCGGGGAAGGAGCCAGCAGCTCCGACCGCAATCAAAAGCTGCTCAGCGCACTCCGGGACGTCCCCGTGGAAAAACGCGGCGCACGGTTCGTCTGCGCGATCTGCTGCGCGTTCCCGAATGGCGGCAGGATCACGGCGCGGGGCGAATGCGCGGGTTCCATCGCCTTTGCCACAAAGGGCGAAGGCGGGTTTGGCTACGATCCGCTGTTTCTGGTCGGGGACAAGTCGTTCGGGGAACTGTCGGGAGAAGAAAAGGACAGAATCAGCCACCGGGGGCGCGCGCTGCGCGATTTTGCTGAAAAATTGAAAGAGTATGAGGAGCAATCAAAATGCTGA
- a CDS encoding elongator complex protein 3 codes for MRHANVALFVPNNGCPHACSFCSQKSITGKAVQPEPADVISAAETALSSLGERAKSAEIAFFGGSFTALERTYMISLLEAAYPYIKRGSFAGIRLSTRPDAVDSEILSILRNYGVTTIELGAQSMDDRVLALNERGHTARQVKSAAALIHTYGFSLGLQMMTGLYGDTVSGAWNTAEELAALSPDCVRIYPTIVLKGTKLGELFLLGKYHPPGMEETVSLCAGLLDFFEERRIPVIRLGLHASPELERDTLAGPWHPAFRELCESRRMLDRITRSLTVSGVPKGRIVIRVNPKSISVANGQKKRNLKALSAFGYSAALEQDAALSRGDFQICDAGGKRLAAEIAGAPGL; via the coding sequence ATGCGGCACGCAAACGTGGCTCTCTTCGTGCCGAACAACGGCTGTCCTCACGCATGCAGCTTCTGCAGCCAGAAGAGCATTACGGGAAAAGCCGTTCAGCCGGAGCCCGCCGACGTGATTTCCGCGGCTGAAACGGCTTTGTCCAGTTTGGGGGAGCGGGCAAAATCCGCTGAGATTGCTTTTTTCGGCGGCAGCTTCACCGCGTTGGAACGGACTTACATGATCTCGCTTCTGGAGGCGGCGTATCCGTATATAAAAAGGGGATCCTTTGCAGGTATCCGGCTTTCCACCCGCCCAGACGCGGTCGATTCTGAAATTCTTTCGATTCTGCGGAATTACGGTGTGACCACCATTGAACTCGGCGCCCAGAGCATGGACGACCGCGTGCTGGCTCTGAACGAAAGAGGGCACACCGCGCGGCAGGTAAAAAGTGCCGCCGCCCTGATCCATACCTATGGCTTTTCTCTCGGCCTGCAGATGATGACCGGCCTGTATGGCGATACCGTATCCGGCGCATGGAATACGGCGGAGGAACTGGCTGCCTTATCCCCCGACTGTGTGAGGATTTACCCGACCATTGTCCTCAAGGGGACGAAGCTGGGCGAATTGTTCCTACTGGGAAAATATCATCCGCCAGGAATGGAGGAAACGGTCAGCCTGTGCGCCGGATTGCTCGATTTTTTTGAAGAGAGGCGCATTCCGGTGATCCGCCTTGGGCTGCATGCTTCGCCGGAGCTGGAGCGGGACACTCTGGCGGGACCCTGGCATCCGGCGTTCCGAGAGCTTTGCGAAAGCCGGAGAATGCTGGACAGGATCACCCGCAGCCTGACGGTGAGCGGAGTGCCGAAGGGCCGGATCGTGATCCGGGTCAATCCGAAAAGCATCTCTGTTGCGAACGGACAGAAAAAGCGCAATCTGAAGGCGCTGTCGGCATTCGGCTATTCCGCGGCGCTGGAACAGGACGCGGCCCTGAGCAGGGGGGATTTTCAAATTTGTGATGCGGGAGGGAAAAGGCTTGCTGCTGAAATCGCTGGAGCTCCAGGGCTTTAA
- the rnc gene encoding ribonuclease III has protein sequence MTELEEKLGYHFRDQEYLKTALTHSSYANENKVPGGSNERLEFLGDSILGLVVADYLYKSFPHLPEGDLTKKRAALVCEKACCGFSRQLGVGKYLLLSRGEQNSGGRTRSSILADAFESITAAIYLDGGMEESRKFILGFVLPLLQETRPRVFKDYKTFLQEIVQKNPEEILEYVLTGESGPDHDKHFTVEVRLDNNVIGKGGGRSKKEAEQQAAREALELMGH, from the coding sequence TTGACTGAACTGGAAGAAAAGCTCGGTTACCATTTTAGAGATCAGGAGTATCTGAAAACGGCATTGACCCATTCTTCTTACGCAAACGAAAACAAAGTCCCCGGCGGGAGCAACGAAAGGCTGGAATTTTTAGGCGATTCCATCCTCGGGCTGGTGGTGGCTGATTATCTGTACAAAAGCTTTCCCCACCTGCCTGAGGGCGACCTGACCAAGAAACGGGCGGCTTTGGTCTGTGAGAAAGCCTGCTGCGGGTTTTCCCGGCAGCTTGGCGTGGGAAAGTATCTCCTGTTAAGCCGGGGAGAACAGAACTCAGGCGGGAGAACCCGCTCCTCGATTCTAGCGGATGCGTTTGAATCCATCACCGCCGCCATCTATCTGGACGGCGGGATGGAGGAAAGCCGGAAATTCATCCTGGGTTTTGTTCTGCCTCTCTTACAGGAGACCAGGCCGAGAGTTTTTAAGGATTATAAGACCTTCCTGCAGGAAATCGTACAGAAAAATCCGGAAGAAATTCTTGAATACGTTTTGACCGGAGAAAGCGGTCCGGACCACGACAAGCATTTTACGGTCGAGGTCCGGCTGGACAACAACGTGATCGGCAAGGGCGGCGGCCGCAGCAAAAAGGAAGCGGAGCAGCAGGCGGCGCGCGAGGCTCTGGAATTGATGGGACACTGA
- the smc gene encoding chromosome segregation protein SMC, translated as MLLKSLELQGFKTFPDRTTLTFHDGITAVVGPNGSGKSNISDAVRWVLGEQSVRSLRCTKMEDVIFGGTPARKALGFAEVTLNIDNTGRQLPFESDGVAVTRRYYRSGESEYLINKTNVRLKDVNELFMDTGLGRDGYSMIGQGRIDAIVAARSEDRREIFEEAAGISRFRYRREESERRLSQAEDNLLRLNDILAELESRVGPLGEQAEKAKEYLKLSEEKRKAEISLWLRTLNQSALILREQEDKILAAKSQHDAAEQSILSLDEELEKIFSRSNQFSASIDETRRLGTELQESAAQKDAEASVLKNDILHNRENIERIQTEMEQSRLSGEELLRMIQDKEKQIEEKNGYVKKRDADFADCSARLEQLKGSLSETAGRMDGFTREMTELSSQATDFRMLEMTASASIAEIRLRLNEIHKNAEEIRLKHESLKEKEKEYLQKLENYDRRIEALGNTVQGHEMRLKTRRDRLEASRRQSDGLRLDLEDHLRRARLLEDLERNLEGFSQSVKAVMKEASRGALNGVHGPVSRLIRVPKEYAVAVETALGASMQNIVVGTEQDAKRAIGFLKDRNSGRATFLPLSVIKGRVLAEPGLSGCPGFVGVASGLCSCDPRYQEILKSLLGRIAVAENLDFAVQIAGKYGYRFRVVTLDGQVVNAGGSLTGGSLAKNSGLLSRASEIEALKKQAEELRVKADAAAQTLKAAAQEVSSEEAGLSASKGELATVQEERVHADAEHRRILADLQTAEKSAISLKQEEATANARLEEQGKAVRNAQTESERLNGQIEALKTELEKAGGSRDEISTELDRLTADLKQIELDRLSARKDAQSLRDTVGDLEKRSLGQKEKLGVLADQIKEIETSNAELNARIERLGQEAGELRNQSKEAAEKADGLNRERMELEKKSVELRASEREKSEEKEKIGHELARLEERRNNLQKEYDEIISRLWEEYELTRREAEQEAEPAQDPKEAQRRLSELKSRIKSLGTVNLSAVEEYKEVSERYEFMKAQIADVEQSRDELKKLIGDLTGRMRDLFSVRFEQINRCFSETFRDLFEGGEAGLSLSEPDDVLGSGIEISVQPPGKIVSHLEALSGGEKALVAIALYFAIMKVNPPPFCVLDEIEAALDDVNVNRFAAYLRRMTENTQFIVITHRRGSMEEADVLYGVTMQEEGVSKMLEMPASELEIKMGIKP; from the coding sequence TTGCTGCTGAAATCGCTGGAGCTCCAGGGCTTTAAAACGTTTCCGGACCGGACGACGCTGACTTTTCACGACGGAATCACAGCGGTGGTCGGACCGAACGGAAGCGGAAAGAGCAATATCAGCGACGCGGTCCGCTGGGTGCTCGGGGAACAGTCCGTCCGCTCCCTGCGCTGCACGAAAATGGAGGATGTCATCTTTGGAGGAACGCCGGCCAGAAAGGCGCTCGGCTTTGCTGAGGTCACTCTGAATATCGACAACACCGGGCGTCAGCTTCCCTTTGAGTCCGACGGCGTCGCCGTAACGCGCCGCTATTATCGTTCCGGAGAGAGCGAATATCTGATCAATAAAACGAACGTCCGCTTAAAGGATGTCAACGAGCTGTTCATGGATACCGGCCTCGGCCGGGACGGGTATTCCATGATCGGGCAGGGCAGGATCGACGCCATCGTCGCGGCCCGCAGCGAAGACCGGCGGGAAATTTTTGAAGAAGCGGCGGGAATTTCCCGCTTCCGCTACCGCAGGGAGGAGTCCGAGCGCCGTCTTTCCCAGGCGGAGGACAACCTGCTGCGCCTCAACGACATTCTGGCGGAGCTGGAAAGCCGGGTGGGACCGCTGGGGGAGCAGGCGGAAAAGGCGAAGGAATACCTGAAACTGTCAGAGGAAAAAAGAAAGGCCGAAATCAGCCTGTGGCTGAGGACCCTGAACCAATCCGCGCTCATTCTGCGGGAGCAGGAGGATAAAATTCTGGCGGCAAAGTCCCAGCATGACGCGGCGGAACAGTCGATCCTTTCGCTGGACGAGGAACTGGAAAAAATCTTCAGCCGGTCAAACCAATTTTCCGCGAGCATCGACGAGACAAGAAGGCTTGGGACGGAGCTGCAGGAGAGTGCCGCGCAAAAAGACGCCGAAGCATCCGTATTGAAAAACGACATTCTCCACAACCGCGAGAACATAGAGCGCATTCAAACCGAAATGGAGCAGAGCCGCCTTTCCGGGGAAGAGCTTCTGCGCATGATTCAGGATAAGGAAAAACAGATCGAAGAAAAAAACGGATATGTCAAAAAGAGAGACGCAGATTTTGCCGACTGTTCCGCGAGGCTGGAGCAATTGAAGGGCAGCCTGAGCGAAACGGCGGGCAGGATGGACGGCTTTACCCGCGAAATGACAGAACTGTCCTCTCAGGCTACGGATTTCAGAATGCTCGAAATGACGGCGTCCGCGTCCATTGCGGAGATCCGGCTCCGCCTGAATGAAATACATAAAAATGCGGAAGAAATCCGATTAAAGCATGAATCGCTGAAAGAAAAAGAGAAAGAATACTTACAAAAGCTGGAAAATTATGACCGACGGATCGAAGCGCTCGGCAATACGGTGCAGGGACACGAAATGCGCTTGAAGACCCGCCGGGACCGCTTGGAAGCATCCCGCAGGCAAAGCGACGGTCTCCGTCTTGATCTGGAGGACCACCTTCGCAGGGCCCGCCTGTTGGAGGATTTGGAACGCAATCTGGAAGGATTTTCCCAAAGCGTCAAGGCGGTGATGAAGGAGGCCTCCCGCGGTGCATTAAACGGAGTTCACGGCCCGGTTTCCAGGCTGATCCGCGTTCCGAAGGAATATGCCGTGGCCGTTGAAACGGCGCTCGGCGCCTCCATGCAGAATATTGTTGTCGGTACGGAGCAGGACGCCAAACGCGCCATCGGTTTTCTAAAGGACAGAAATTCCGGCCGTGCCACCTTCCTTCCGCTCTCCGTGATCAAAGGCAGGGTTCTGGCGGAGCCGGGTTTGTCCGGATGCCCGGGTTTTGTCGGAGTTGCCTCCGGACTCTGCTCCTGTGACCCGCGGTATCAGGAGATTTTAAAATCCCTTCTGGGCAGAATCGCCGTCGCGGAAAATCTTGATTTTGCCGTTCAGATTGCGGGGAAATACGGGTATCGGTTCCGTGTTGTAACGCTGGATGGCCAGGTGGTGAACGCGGGGGGTTCCCTGACGGGAGGTTCCCTGGCGAAAAATTCCGGTCTTCTGAGCAGAGCTTCCGAGATCGAGGCTCTGAAAAAGCAGGCGGAAGAGCTGCGCGTAAAAGCTGACGCTGCCGCCCAGACGCTGAAAGCAGCCGCACAGGAAGTCTCATCGGAAGAAGCCGGCCTTTCGGCGTCCAAGGGAGAACTTGCGACAGTTCAGGAGGAAAGAGTCCATGCCGACGCGGAGCACCGCAGAATCCTTGCGGACCTGCAAACCGCGGAGAAGAGCGCAATCAGCCTGAAGCAGGAGGAAGCGACGGCAAATGCGCGTCTGGAAGAGCAGGGAAAAGCCGTCCGGAACGCGCAGACGGAATCGGAAAGACTGAACGGTCAGATAGAAGCCCTGAAAACGGAGCTTGAAAAGGCCGGGGGCAGCCGGGATGAAATCAGCACGGAACTGGACAGGCTGACCGCCGATCTGAAGCAAATCGAGCTGGACCGCCTCTCCGCACGGAAAGACGCGCAGTCTCTTCGGGATACCGTGGGGGATCTGGAAAAACGCAGTTTGGGGCAGAAGGAAAAACTTGGCGTCCTCGCGGATCAGATCAAGGAAATTGAAACTTCCAACGCCGAACTGAACGCCAGGATCGAACGCCTTGGCCAGGAGGCCGGCGAATTGCGGAACCAATCGAAGGAAGCGGCCGAAAAAGCCGATGGTCTGAACCGGGAGCGCATGGAGCTGGAGAAAAAGTCGGTGGAGCTGCGCGCTTCCGAACGGGAAAAGTCAGAGGAAAAGGAAAAAATCGGCCACGAGCTGGCTCGCCTGGAAGAGCGCAGGAACAACCTCCAGAAGGAATACGATGAGATTATTTCCCGTCTGTGGGAGGAGTACGAGTTGACCCGCCGGGAGGCGGAACAGGAGGCGGAACCCGCACAGGACCCAAAGGAAGCGCAGCGCAGGCTGAGCGAGCTGAAAAGCAGAATTAAATCGCTCGGCACGGTCAACCTTTCTGCCGTGGAGGAATACAAGGAGGTTTCCGAACGGTACGAATTTATGAAGGCGCAGATCGCGGACGTCGAGCAGTCCCGGGATGAGCTGAAAAAGCTGATCGGCGATCTGACCGGCCGGATGCGCGACCTGTTTTCGGTCCGGTTCGAGCAGATCAACCGCTGTTTCTCCGAGACCTTCCGCGACCTGTTCGAGGGCGGCGAAGCGGGGCTTTCCCTCAGTGAGCCGGACGACGTTCTTGGTTCCGGAATCGAAATTTCCGTTCAGCCGCCGGGGAAAATCGTCTCTCATCTGGAGGCGCTTTCCGGCGGAGAAAAGGCTTTGGTGGCAATTGCGCTGTATTTTGCCATTATGAAAGTGAATCCGCCGCCGTTCTGCGTTTTGGATGAGATCGAGGCGGCTCTCGACGACGTGAACGTCAATCGGTTTGCCGCTTATCTGCGCAGAATGACGGAAAACACGCAGTTTATCGTCATCACGCACCGGCGCGGAAGCATGGAGGAAGCCGACGTTCTGTACGGCGTGACCATGCAGGAGGAGGGCGTTTCCAAAATGCTGGAAATGCCGGCGTCCGAACTGGAGATAAAAATGGGAATCAAGCCCTGA
- the trmFO gene encoding methylenetetrahydrofolate--tRNA-(uracil(54)-C(5))-methyltransferase (FADH(2)-oxidizing) TrmFO — protein sequence MSIRVIGAGFAGCEAAWRIAEAGIPVELYEMKPLRFSPAHRNGNFAELVCSNSLKAERRESAAGLLKEEMRRLGSVLLPCADACRVPAGGALAVDRDAFAKAVTEKIASHPMIHVVREELTELPPDGIAVVATGPLTSDALAEKISALCGGSLSFFDAAAPIVTADSLNRERIFAASRYGKGEEDDYLNCPMDRGEYEAFYAELISAERAPVREFDIADPKVYEGCMPVEILARRGPDTLRFGPMKPVGLRDPATGHRPWAVLQLRKENESGTMYNLVGFQTNLKFPEQKRVFGMIPGLERAEYARYGVMHRNTFLNSPKVLTSGFAFRENPNLFFAGQMTGVEGYMESAASGIMAGINAVRRRSGGEPLILPETTMIGALSRYVESGGAGAFQPMGANFGVIPPLPEKIRDKRERCAALAARALNDLDRVLAEEKETFN from the coding sequence ATGAGCATCCGGGTGATCGGAGCCGGCTTTGCCGGCTGCGAAGCGGCTTGGCGGATCGCAGAGGCCGGGATTCCGGTCGAACTGTATGAGATGAAGCCGCTCCGATTTTCTCCGGCGCACCGGAACGGGAATTTCGCGGAGCTTGTCTGTTCCAATTCCCTGAAAGCGGAGCGGCGGGAGAGCGCCGCCGGGCTGTTAAAGGAGGAGATGAGAAGGCTTGGATCGGTGCTGCTGCCTTGCGCGGACGCCTGCCGCGTGCCTGCCGGGGGCGCGCTCGCAGTTGACCGTGACGCATTCGCAAAAGCGGTCACGGAAAAAATCGCTTCTCATCCGATGATCCATGTGGTCCGGGAAGAATTGACGGAGCTCCCACCGGACGGCATTGCTGTGGTCGCGACGGGGCCGTTGACTTCCGACGCGCTGGCGGAGAAAATTTCCGCTCTCTGCGGCGGAAGCCTCAGCTTTTTCGATGCGGCGGCCCCGATCGTAACGGCGGACAGCCTGAATCGGGAACGGATTTTCGCCGCGTCCCGATATGGCAAGGGGGAAGAGGACGACTACCTGAACTGCCCGATGGACCGCGGGGAGTACGAAGCCTTTTATGCGGAGCTGATTTCCGCCGAGCGCGCCCCGGTCCGCGAGTTCGATATCGCCGACCCGAAGGTGTACGAGGGCTGCATGCCGGTCGAAATTCTGGCCCGGCGCGGACCCGATACCCTGCGGTTCGGGCCAATGAAGCCGGTCGGCCTGCGCGATCCGGCGACAGGGCACCGGCCATGGGCGGTGCTTCAACTGCGGAAGGAAAATGAATCGGGCACGATGTATAATTTAGTCGGCTTCCAGACCAACCTGAAGTTTCCGGAGCAAAAACGCGTGTTTGGTATGATACCCGGGTTGGAGCGTGCCGAATATGCGAGATACGGCGTGATGCACAGGAACACATTTTTAAATTCGCCGAAAGTCCTTACCTCCGGCTTTGCTTTCCGGGAAAATCCCAACCTGTTTTTTGCGGGACAGATGACAGGCGTGGAGGGCTACATGGAATCCGCCGCGTCCGGAATCATGGCCGGGATCAATGCCGTTAGGCGCCGGTCCGGCGGGGAACCTCTGATCCTGCCGGAGACGACCATGATCGGCGCGCTCAGCCGTTATGTCGAATCCGGCGGGGCCGGGGCGTTTCAGCCGATGGGCGCGAATTTTGGCGTGATCCCGCCGCTGCCGGAAAAAATCAGGGACAAGCGGGAACGCTGTGCCGCTCTGGCGGCGCGCGCGCTGAACGATCTGGACCGGGTTTTGGCGGAAGAAAAAGAGACGTTCAATTGA
- the plsX gene encoding phosphate acyltransferase PlsX: protein MKIIVDAFGGDNAPLEIIKGCADAVKGLDVDIVLTGREQEIRTVAKESGVSLERMEICDAPEIITMEDSAGDIVKAKSDSSMALGLRLLAQGKGDAFVSGGNSGALVVGATLIVKRIKGVRRIAFAPVMPKNKGCFMLIDSGANVDCKPEMLQQFGIMGSIYMEKVMGIKNPRVALANIGTEDHKGGELQHGAFSLLKNCGLNFVGNVEARDIPNDAGDVIVADGFTGNVILKMFEGVAMMLMGKLKNIFTHSVKNKLAAAVLLSDVKALKKNFDYNEYGGAPLMGCSRPVFKTHGSAKAKTVYNALRLTKAYVEGNVVDEIASSVAKYGSSEKKD from the coding sequence ATGAAAATCATCGTCGATGCGTTCGGCGGAGACAACGCTCCGCTTGAAATTATCAAAGGATGCGCGGATGCCGTGAAAGGGTTGGACGTCGACATCGTTCTGACCGGTCGGGAGCAGGAAATCCGCACGGTCGCGAAGGAAAGCGGCGTGTCCCTGGAGCGGATGGAAATCTGCGACGCCCCGGAAATCATTACGATGGAGGATTCCGCCGGCGATATCGTGAAAGCAAAATCGGATTCCTCCATGGCCCTCGGCCTGCGCCTTCTCGCACAGGGAAAGGGGGACGCCTTTGTCTCCGGCGGGAACAGCGGAGCGCTGGTGGTCGGGGCGACGCTGATCGTCAAGCGGATCAAGGGGGTCCGGCGCATCGCCTTCGCGCCTGTCATGCCGAAAAACAAAGGCTGCTTTATGCTGATCGACAGCGGCGCCAATGTGGACTGCAAACCGGAAATGCTGCAGCAGTTCGGCATCATGGGTTCCATTTATATGGAGAAGGTCATGGGGATCAAAAATCCCCGCGTGGCGCTCGCGAACATCGGAACGGAGGACCATAAGGGCGGAGAGCTCCAGCACGGCGCGTTCTCCCTGCTGAAAAACTGCGGACTCAATTTTGTCGGCAATGTTGAAGCCCGCGATATTCCCAACGACGCCGGAGACGTGATTGTGGCGGACGGCTTTACCGGCAACGTCATTCTGAAGATGTTCGAGGGAGTGGCGATGATGCTGATGGGAAAATTGAAAAACATTTTCACGCACAGCGTTAAAAACAAGCTGGCGGCTGCCGTTTTGCTCAGCGATGTGAAGGCGCTGAAAAAGAATTTCGACTATAACGAATACGGCGGAGCTCCGCTGATGGGTTGCTCCAGGCCGGTCTTCAAGACGCACGGCAGCGCGAAAGCGAAAACGGTTTATAACGCTCTGCGATTGACGAAGGCGTATGTGGAAGGCAATGTCGTGGACGAAATTGCCTCCAGTGTCGCGAAATACGGCTCGTCGGAAAAGAAAGACTGA
- the ftsY gene encoding signal recognition particle-docking protein FtsY: MGLFSKIRDGLKRTRESMGASVSAMLSSFTQIDESLFEELEELLILGDVGVATAGRICDELRRKVREQGVKDPNAVYDLLRSIVADLLRGGEELKIETKPSVILVIGVNGVGKTTTIGKLAALLEKQGKKVILGAADTFRAAAIEQLEVWARRSGAELVKQTQGSDPASVVFDSVAAAKARGADVVICDTAGRLHNKKNLMEELAKINRVIQREAPDADREVLLVLDAATGQNAVNQAREFQAAADITGIVLTKLDGTPKGGVILSIREELNLPVKFIGVGEQVDDLQAFDADQFARALFERKEESDEIDRGDA; encoded by the coding sequence GTGGGACTATTTTCAAAAATCAGGGACGGCCTGAAAAGAACAAGGGAAAGCATGGGCGCTTCCGTTTCGGCCATGCTGAGTTCTTTTACCCAAATAGACGAGTCCCTGTTTGAGGAGCTGGAGGAGCTCTTGATTCTGGGGGATGTCGGGGTTGCGACTGCCGGCCGCATCTGCGACGAGCTCCGCCGGAAAGTCAGGGAACAGGGGGTAAAGGACCCGAACGCCGTTTATGATCTGCTTCGCTCCATTGTGGCGGATCTGCTCCGCGGCGGAGAAGAACTGAAAATCGAAACCAAACCCTCCGTGATTCTGGTCATCGGGGTCAACGGCGTGGGCAAGACCACGACAATCGGCAAGCTTGCGGCCCTGCTGGAAAAGCAGGGAAAAAAAGTGATCCTGGGCGCGGCGGATACCTTCCGCGCCGCCGCGATCGAACAGCTGGAAGTGTGGGCGCGGCGCTCCGGGGCGGAGCTGGTCAAACAGACGCAGGGCAGCGATCCGGCTTCCGTGGTGTTCGACTCCGTCGCCGCCGCCAAGGCCCGGGGAGCGGATGTCGTTATCTGCGATACGGCCGGACGGCTTCACAATAAAAAGAACTTGATGGAGGAGCTTGCCAAAATCAACCGCGTGATTCAGCGGGAAGCGCCGGACGCAGACCGAGAGGTCCTTCTGGTCCTGGACGCGGCCACCGGGCAGAACGCCGTCAATCAGGCGCGGGAATTTCAGGCCGCCGCCGACATCACGGGGATCGTGCTGACAAAGCTGGACGGAACCCCGAAGGGCGGCGTAATTCTGTCCATTCGGGAGGAGCTGAACCTGCCGGTAAAATTTATCGGGGTTGGAGAGCAGGTGGATGATCTTCAGGCATTTGATGCGGACCAATTCGCGAGGGCATTGTTTGAAAGAAAGGAAGAATCGGATGAGATTGATCGTGGCGACGCATAA